ACGACTAACGCACGCCGCGGACCCCACACCATAACAGTAGCATAGGCCTCCGGAGGAGGCGGTTTGGTTCAGCGATATATATTTATACATATTGCCAATTGGCAACACGCGGCAGAGAGATAAAAGCAAAGCCAGGCCCACTTTGGAGGTTTGGGCCTATTGCCTAATGTGCTGCCAAACAATCTATTGGGCTTGGGCTAAGCCGGCCAACTAGCCCACGGGCCCACTTccagcggttttttcttttttacatttaaaaaaaattaaaatttcaaaaatatatgtccgttttggaaaatttcaaaaatataccccggtcgccctatggggggcgacaggactcaaatgtaattttttttttcaaatttgcaacgaagtctcaggagtaaaaaaaaaggggaggcctgtcgcccgttggggggcgacagggtcctttTATAACCtagccgccattccctttgtcatttgagcctaaaaattcaggaaaaaaactGGAGTgcttgccgtgttgtcacatctttttgaaatggtggaagggcactgttattgggtcacgtatgtctgggcaaagaatgcgacatttgggatctcgtactcgcagctagatacattatggttcctattttgagctattcgagcgtgtagtcgtcatcatcgtcggcaggatctcggccgctaactcctaccgcacctaacttgtccttcattaaagcacggaaaaaatcgcaagaacttcccttatttcacgagcattatggaacccacaaacataacaaattcacatcaatagtacctatagaaacaaatgacaagtaaactagcacaatcataaacatcggatacaaataagcggtccgcagctatctcattacaaataaacatcagagatacaaacatcaaatatatctaaccacccctaggccgtcagaccctcttagccctctgctgggcacggacatggccctcggagtaggtgagaacatccggagacctcacctgtcgctcaggacgcgcaaggggctgcggtgtctgctgctgagagatcccaagtggtgctcctcctagctgtgaataccccaagacattgGGGTCACCTTGcacggcaggctcttctggagacaagctgtcgaagtcgtctaaggtgaaggtctcgttatatggtcgaaaggaggaagaagaaggtccggcgcccgcatcggggtagaatcctacgcaaaaaatgtggatgttagcgtacgctcgtatatttcgtaatgacatgtagaaactgaaatacgaaacataaactaacctgtgtagaccggtatctgtggccccggtaccatccctggatacggtccgccaaatggtgctgtccctctaaacattccattATGTCAAACGccgtagctggatcgtatcttgtatgtgatattagtaaatatgtaggaacacttgatctaatttgaagagatatgtacgttacctgcacttgggaagaactgcgatgtcggcccgtgcacggtcgacggacacgggaacgaagacgaggcctgggacgacccgtggctgttttcgtactgcacacggcttcccaagttgtgcactacctgacgcaacttatcacgctgcctcgaccatgcctctgtctgctcaaactgggtcattggggatccggcacgtaccctcgtcaggtaagtcgagcagtctgtctccatcatgttgcaaaggcgaaactgtatccattcagtaaaggtacagttagGAATGCATGAATTATCTTACGAATATgaatatctatatatatatatgcaaatatgatcaagagactcaccgcgccagctagtgcctccacgtggtgccgagCGTAGCCATCCTGAgtcctcgcctggtgtggctgcgggtgagtgtcaacataaaccagacgagcccgagtccgggataagtaccaggtgaggtaagccctaaaggagctgtctgtgtgtggtcctgttggatggaccaagtgctcgtctgcctgttcccattggtccacccacggctgcatcttggtgagccaatcatcagagcacggcaagccactccttgacaacctacaaaagtggaccacgaagaatcgttagattcgacacgaatgtatgagccaagttcattcataattacctgtggtcctggcgactgacaagctccaacgcggtgggcaccggaaactcctggcgctgcccaaactgtctcctgactctccaggggtaatatgcctcaaccgcgatgtcataaaccaggacggcggtagtaagccacaggctcgcattcgcggagcagtgcgaagacaggcctgctggtgcacgggtagccacagcctctgggctgtaaggctcccagacaacgtcctcgggcatcagcatgtcgagctccgaaacaaactcaggatatgcgcgtctaacctgcgcatgggcccaggacctctgcattccgaataagtaaaattaaaagtgtgttaatgcatcatgtaacaatgaataacaaaattagatttgttgtgaacgtacctgacgccagatccagatagttcccatagtggccctctcgtcctcctcgtcgccgtacatggccccgtggtaaggctcgtggctgaccctGGGCCGACCAagggctagcctctcgtacgaccaaagctgtagcagtagtgggcaccctgccaggatagcgttcccatgtgtcttcatgcagccgtcgcagagtccacggtaagtggctgcaagtaccgcctcaccccagctgtagggcggtacgtcctcgtccccatccgcaatctcccgtgcacacggaaggagaatcctatcgaccgagttgccatgagtgttgttgaacatgatgtaaccaaacaaccaaagtaggtacgcctccagcgatctggtcacactgtactcgtcggcatccgcagccaacagggcaggctgcataaacaattaagattaatggtttcaactgacaatggaacatgtgaattgtaacaattaaatttaaatatggaatgaatacgtactgtaaactgtaggaaccaggtcttcgaaggacctgctgctcgcgggtgcgggttgatcggacctgcttcttccacgcagTCAACCAGgacaaaacgggcctccaggtcatccttccacgaggccgccaccacacgcggacctacagcctccccgacgatagggagggcgaggaggtaggccacgtcctgcagcgtaggagtcatctccccacacgggaggtggaacgtgtgtgtctccggcctccatctgtcaacgagcgccgtcaggagggatcggtcgagctgaataggcccaacctcgacaagacggctcagagtcagtagaccggcgtcacgtaacctgcaaaaaaacaaaattgtcgaaacaaaggaataccgacgaatacataagtgataaataataatatttcattacataccggtcacaccaatcgtggtgtatagagatcgcctctccgggtggacgaggacgtagcacctctagggctcggtgctcaacagctgcaaagtaagacctgtggctcgagtcgataactgggtctagcaaggagtccatctccataactgcattcaaaaatatatgagaacacataggtaaatatatatttcatacaaattggacacataggtacaataatagttcattacatacctgcaatatttcattactacatattacaaataatgaaatacaattgtggatcatgacaccgaatgccttccacgagtaattctcgccgatgcttcTACTAtaccactaattaaattaaattactcacccctacttaaattactcatacttaaatacgtagtacttaaatataacaatatataaactaaatgtactaacctgcagatcacaagtgctgaatccgacagggcttcgccgcttttcttcttctcactcctcttcttctcactcctctctttttttctggatttttggtggaattttcgggctcaaataaGCAGGGAAGGAGAGGGTTAGACCTTATATAGGGgcttaccccggtcgcccggggggggggcgacaggcccccctgccgcgcccgtgggctgggcccagcggtcgcccgaggggaggGCGACAGCCCCCTTTATTTtactccagggacttcgttgcaaatttgaaaaaaaaatttgcatttgagccctgtcgcccccatagggcgaccgggatatatttttgaaattttccaaaaataacatatatttttaaaattttaatttttttaaatataaaaaagaaaaaaccgcccaCTTCCACCACCACCAGACCAATTAGTCGGTCTAGTTTTACCCTTTCTCCTCCACCGCCAGCCACCCCCCTGCTCCTTCGCAgctctgccccgccgccgcgcgtcccccgcccgagctccacccccgccggcggccgccgcatcggcccctcccctcccctgctcatCTGCAGCTCTGTCCCGCCACCGCGCACCGCTGCCTTGAGCTCCCCGCCTGGACGCATTTTGGATCTCCCGTTGGAGACCAACGTTTTTGGGTGGTGCCCTTTCAGCCCCACTAGGACTCTCAATTTGGGTACCCACCCGACCTCGGattccctcgccgtcgccgtcgcccggcCGGCAACCCGCCGTGGAAGTTACTGTCACAGAAGGTACTGCCACCACACCACCCCCTCACTTAATCTCGTCTTTTCCTATCTTTATGCTTTTATTTTGGCCCCTTTCTTTTGTCCGATTCCTGGATGCTTCTGGACCATGGGTTGATGCCACTATAGATTCTTGTACTCTTCCTGCTAAATCAGGGATAAGATCGAACTGTTGCTCTCGGGCCTCGCTAGATTGCTCGGTAGAGTCACATACTATTTATAAGGTGTCGCCATTAGTTGCGCCAGGGAGGCAAGAAATGCTCTAGGGTTGCTTAGGGAGGCGGGGAGTGGCGCCGATGGCCGACGAGCAATCTGCGCCGCCGGTGGTGGTGGGGATGAAAGGCCACCCGGGGTCCGGCaagtccacggcggcgcgggccatcgccgccgcacTCCGCTGCCCACTCCTGGACAAGGACGACGTCAGGGACTGCACGCTGGCCCTCGAGGCCGTGGCTGCCTCCGGCGTGCTCAACGAGCTCTCCTACGCTGTGCTGTGGCGCGTGGCCGAGAAGCAGGTCCAGCTCGGCCTATCTGTTGTCATCGACTCCCCATTGTCGCGGCGTGTTCACCTTGATGCCCTGACACGCATACCCGGTGCGCTTGTGGTTGTCGTGGAATGCCACCCTAGTGATAGGGAAGAGTGGCGCCGGAGGCTGGAGAAGCGTGGGGTGGCAGTTGCCAACTGTGGTGGCGGTGATGGATGGCACAAGCCCAAGACGTGGGTGGAGCTGGAAAGGCTTGTGGAAGGGTACCAAGGTTGCACGGATTATGAAATTGCGGATGTGCCGAGGATTGTCGTGGATACAACTGATCCAACAGTTGATGCGGAGGCGATTGCTGCAAAGGTTGTGGGTTTCATTAAGTCTCATCTTGCTTGTAGGCAATAGTTCTACTGGCTGTTTGATGTTGCCAACCATTTTGTGAGAGACAGGATTTACCTTTTAGCAGAATGTAGAGTAACTAGTAAGTTAAGCGCTAGGTAGATTGTCATAGCATGATGCTGACATGTTGTATACTGTATGAGTGTCCGAAGTTTTTCTGGTTTCATTTTTATTGTGCCTGCCCCAGCTTCCGTTGTACAGATCACAGGGGTTATTCCCATCTTCATTTAAGGTTGCGACCTAGAGGCTTGTAAAATGACACACCTTTGGCTGGGGTTGTTCCTCAAGCTCTTCTCTTCACTACACCGTTCATCTTCTAATGAATGAATTTGGCATTTCAGCATCCTTGTTTGGGAAGGAAGGGGATTTAAGCAAAGCTACTGTCATAAATGTACACaatgctatttttttttgtagtgATTAGTGTGGATTTGACATGATTTTTTTAGACAGCATTTGTGGGTTTTGCGGCGCTTGATATCTTCCTTCCATTTCATAAATTGCTTCCTCTGTCTCTTGATCTTTGGTTTTTAAATGTACCAAATCAGATCCCAGTCAGTTTAATCTTATTCAGATGCTTCACAGGCTAATTTGTGGCTTCTACTAATGCTTTCATAATTTACTAGTGGCTGCTTGTTTACTTTTTCTTTGTTCTGTCTGATTTCATCACAGCTTAGTTGTTCTGGTTCCAGTTGTAGAACTGAGGTTGCTATGGACCTAATGTGTTGTTGACTCATGGGTCTGATACTCTGACgaaatcttctttttttttttgcaccagTAGTCTGTTTTGGTGTCAAGATCTATAGGAGAGGCATTTCTCCTGGAAATAGAGACCTGAGGTGTGTTGTTTACTTCTTTTTATCTAAATAAGTTTATTATAATAGTCTTGGAATGTTGCAAGGGTCCAAGTCATACTAATCTAAAACAATTATTTTCTTCGTAAAAGTTACCTCAATTAATGAGATTTTAGCAATTCCAGTCTGCCTTAACTTTACTAGGATGCCATGCTATTCTGTTACTTCAAAGTCTATGTGTCCCGTTTTCTTGTTCAGTTCCATAATACTGTGACATCATGATGTGAAATTATAATCCTTGGTAGAACAGTAAAATATAATTCCTTCCTCTGtctttatgcatctaaataaaTGGAACATGCTGAGTGGTAGAACTGATTTTTGAAGTAAAATGTGTAACCAAGTCTGTTGATTCCTGGCAAGTCAATACTGTGTTGGGCAATACTTGTATTAACAAGTACGTCTTACCTAGTCACCTATATTAGTTTTTTTCTGTATGCTTTTTCCTTGTTTCTTCAACCGTACAATATGAATCACATGTGGACACCTTCATATGATATGCCTGATAAAATCACTCAGGACTCGGCTTTGTGTTTTATCAGTTCTTGGGGCTAGATGGCATCTGCTGGTCTAAAACCAGGGGTGCCTGTTACTCTGCGGGAACTAGAACCATCCTCAGAGATGTTCAAGCAAGGTGCATCTCTTCGAGTCACAGGAATGTATGTGTCGAAGCATCCTTTTACTTATGGACAACATATGCGTCAGCTGTATTGAACCTCTTGCTCTTCTTCAGTCTTCAGTCATATGATGTGGACTCTGCAGCTGCTGTCATTCAAGATGGCAGTGTGAGCTTGAAGGTTGACACCCAAAATCTGAGGGACATCAGTTTCCGCACGTATTCGGCATACCAGTTCATTGGTGAACTGCTGATCCATGCAGATAATGAGGTACATAGCTCTGCTTCTTTGTCAAGCCTCGATCACCCTGTTTGATAGCACAAATAAAAAGGCTATACTAATTCTCTGCAGGCGATTCTACAAGCGCGCATAGGAAGGAACGTTGATGGCCTCGACATGAACCTTTACCAGCAGTCTCTGCTCATCCGACGGCAACACGAAGCCGAGCTATGCAACTCCAGAACCAGAAGAGCATGAGCTGTTGCCGTGGAACCAGGCACATGTTCATTGCAGTTCGATTCCTTTGTTTGGCCAAAATGGATCTGTATTTGTACATGAGAACAGAACCGAACCATCAAAAGAATTTGATGATAACTGTTGATTAACTCAGGCTCTGCATATTATTTCAGAAACCTCACATATCTGTTTCTGGCTGTTTGTGGTTTGGCCTTTCTCATGCTGCCTAAGGGCTGCCTTGGCATGTGTCCATATCTGATATTCAGAAACCTCACATATCTGCTCGGTAATGCATTACCCATGCAGTGTTTCCTCCCATTACCCATGCAGTGTTTCTGATGCCCTGCATACTGGCCACATCGGCGTCTTCCCATTTGTTCATTCAGATGCACAATGACTGAAGAATGAGTTAGAGTTACGTATACTGTTCTACCTTGGcacgagtgtgtgtgtgtgtgtgtgtgtgtgtgtgtgtgcgcgcgcgcgcgcgtgtgcgtgcgtgcgtgtgcgtgtgtgtgtgtgtgtgatagCGATGGCCTTATCTGGAGCTTGAGCATTTTCTCACTCTCGTTTGATTCATGTTTCCCATGGTAGCAAAATCAATCTCTGCGGATTCCTTTTGCGAAGTCGGATCATGTATATTTCACGGATAGACTCAAACCAAAAATGCAACGCCGAAGCGTTCACAGCAGAGAAGAAAAAACAGTGACCCATGGACTAATTTTCTTCCTAGAATtcctgttttataaaaaaaacaaatataattaacataattaaaaatgaaaaaaaaatcagaaggaaagaaaaagggcTCTCTAATGCTATACATCGTGTCGCTCTCCAGTATAAACAGTTTCGCATCCCAGTATCCCACCCATTTCTACTCTTCCCGAGCAGACGCATCCCGTCCTCCGTCCTCCAGCATCTGCTTGTCCCTCCTCACTGCTCGTGACACTGCTGCCTCCTAGAAACTGACAGGCCAAAATTTCTCCGTCCGTCCATCCTTGACGAGGCAGGCAGATGCCGGATACAACGATGTGCACGCCCATCCGACCGTCCGTGATGCCGGATACAACTATTGGCAGCTCGCGAACCGCGACCGCCGGACGAAGACGCCCATGAACTGGCAAGCCCCTTCCAGCAACTTGCCTGAAAATCGCAGAGAAAAAGATGGTTAGAAACAAGAACATGCTGGTAGCAAGGATATGCTGGTAGCGAGGGAGATGGTGACTAGAGCAAGTGGAAGAAAGTTTGATTCCTCTTTTCTGTGGAAGAAACTTTTTCGTTTCGAAACAAAAAGTTTGATTTCCGTGGCCAATAAATAAGCTGCTGGCAAATGCCCAAGGGGGAACTCGTTTATGGCCCAAATCTGCAATTCGATACAACCCCAGCCCGGTCCGGCCCcccgtcctcgtcgtcgtcccccGGAAGAGTCACGAGGGTGATCTCTATGGCTGCCTCGGTAGCCGTGCCGGGTTCACAGCTCGTCCGGCCGTCACACTGGCGTCGTGGGGGCCAGCTCACCGCCCACTGCGCCATCAACGTCGCCAACAGGCAACAGCTCTCAAGTCGCAGCTCCACGCCCCGCGGTTtccatggccttgtttggttataTTTCTTACCACGTTTTCCGATAAAAGAATTTTGTATGCATAGTAgtctaaatgaaatctatttataaaaatttttaaAGATAGGTATAATTTTTTGTGACAAATCTAATAAcaataattaatcaataatttgctacagtaatgttacagtaactattctctaatcgcacgatcaaaggcctcattagattcttcagggttcctaacGCGGAGTtttgaagttgattttgtaaactgactttgtttgacactatAATTAATAATCAAAATACGTGCTAGTCCATTGTAgaaaaaaaccaaacaaggcccatCTTTGACCCCGTAACAAAAATTTGCTCCACGGCACCCCGCGCCCACGTCCTCTCACCCAACGGAATGGCGTGCCCCCGTGTCCCCTACATGTGGCCCCGCCACTCCTCGTCCTCTGCCCAGCGTGGCACAGCGGAGCCAGAATAACAAGCGTGGTTAATCTTTAATTAAATTAACTGCGGCGCTGGTGCTAGTGGTTGGGGTGCTTGCTTGCTAATGATTTttaatttagtttaatttagtagTGGCCCAGATGCTGGTGGGGATCTGATGCGTGTCTGGGGGCCCAAATTCGGCAGCTGTAGATGAAAATGCGGGTTGATTTGTGCACTGACCTCGCCGGAGCTTGGGCttggcggtggcgccggtgacGGCGGGCGCCCTcctggcgggcgcggcggcggcggcggcggcgggcgacttcccgccgtcctccgccggcgggagcagcacggCGTCGATGCCCTGCACGGAGATCCTGCCGTCGGTGTAGATGTCCGGGTCGAAGAGGTAGGCGctgccctcgccggcgccgaacTTGACGGACCCGTCGGCCTCGCGCGCGGTGACCTTGTGCGGCAGCCGCAGCGTGTCGTACCGCACCTTGCCGAACCGGCGCACCGCGTTGTACATGCTCTCCTCCGTCTGGTACTCGGGGATCATGTGGTAGTAGAGGATGTCCTCCGGCGACCCCGGCTCGGAGAGCTGGTCCGTGGTGAGCCGCGCCATGGCCTCGTCGTTGGGCGCCAGCACCGTGAGCACTGAGCACGTACCCCTCGGAGACGAGCCGCCCCATCTCGATGGCGAGGGAGGTGAGGTTCACGAGGATGTCGGCGAGCTCGTTGTAGCCGCCGTACAGGACGAGGGTCTGGATGAAGTCCTTGACCTGGCTGTGCCCGTCGAAGTGGTGCTTCCCGGACCCGGACCCGGGCCCgggggcgggcgccggcgcgagGGAGGGGCCGGGGGCCATGGCGTCCCAGACGGGGAGGGCGGGGGGCGCGCCGAGCGGGGCGGGCTTCTTGAGGCGGTGCGTGCGGGGGTCGACCTCGGGCGCGCCGGTCGGGAGGACCGCGGAGATGGCCgccaggctgcggcggcggttgaAGGCCTCCTGGACGGAGCGCGGGACGAGGAGCGCTCGATGCCGTGGATGACgccgtcggggcggaccaccgtgtCGGGGCGCgtgacggccgcggcggcgagctcgagcggctcgccggcgagcgtctggtgggagagggaggcggcggaggaggggggggggggggggaggtggaCGCGGGCGGGGAGGACGTGGAAGAGGAGCAGGGACTGGAGCGCCCGCAGGTTGCGGGGCTCGAGCAGGAAGCGGCGGAACTCGGGGTCGAGGTCCCGGTCGAGCGCCTCGTTGCGCGGGGCGAGGATGCTGACGCTGCCCCGGCCGACGGCGTCCTCGAGCGCCTGCAGCAGGAGCGccttctccaccagctccgccagctccGTGTAGCGCGAGTCCAGCAGCGCCACCAGCACCGAGTTGGAGCTCACCCccggcgcgcccgcggccgATGGGGGCGGCaatgcggctgcggctgctccGCCGCCAATGCCGCCCCGGcgagcgagaggaggaggagcagcagcggtAGGGCGCGGAGGCCCATGGTGGCGATGGTTTAGTTGTGGATTTGGAGCGGCGCCGGGGTTGCTTCCTGCTGCAGTAGCGTCGGtgggtggagagagagagaagggggggaGTGAGGACGAAGGCTGAGGAGGAGATGGGGCCagggttaacctaaccggtgggaaccggtccggggtCAAACcagtccggtccggttccggttccggccggtacccaaccggccaaaattcaaattttaaatttgaatttaaaaaatgaaaaattcccaaaaaattcctaaaaatacttcaaggtgtgatgaatttaatggtgtcaaattttctcaaaaattcattcatttagtatagtttgtgggaatttaaagttaaatcaaaaaagaaaaaaaaaatgggccggcccatgaaggcccaccgatcgaaccggtcaaaccggccggtaaaccggttgcacgggagcttttgaatttcaaaccggtcaaaccgatcggtaaaccggtaaaaccggccggtaaaccggtcggaaccggttgcacgggaaaatttgaatttatttgaatttggatttgaattcaaccagtttccaccggttaccggcctaaccggtccggtaaaccggtaccggagggcggcggtaaccggtttccggttgggaaataaaaccctgggTGGGGCTGGGCTATAAGCGAAGGAGGGGCCCGTGGCAcaggctggcaggtggggctgGGGGGCCGGGGTTGTC
This portion of the Panicum virgatum strain AP13 chromosome 2N, P.virgatum_v5, whole genome shotgun sequence genome encodes:
- the LOC120659373 gene encoding uncharacterized protein LOC120659373 yields the protein MADEQSAPPVVVGMKGHPGSGKSTAARAIAAALRCPLLDKDDVRDCTLALEAVAASGVLNELSYAVLWRVAEKQVQLGLSVVIDSPLSRRVHLDALTRIPGALVVVVECHPSDREEWRRRLEKRGVAVANCGGGDGWHKPKTWVELERLVEGYQGCTDYEIADVPRIVVDTTDPTVDAEAIAAKVVGFIKSHLACRQ
- the LOC120659374 gene encoding CST complex subunit TEN1-like — translated: MASAGLKPGVPVTLRELEPSSEMFKQGASLRVTGILQSYDVDSAAAVIQDGSVSLKVDTQNLRDISFRTYSAYQFIGELLIHADNEAILQARIGRNVDGLDMNLYQQSLLIRRQHEAELCNSRTRRA